A window of Chitinispirillales bacterium ANBcel5 contains these coding sequences:
- the arsD gene encoding arsenite efflux transporter metallochaperone ArsD, translating into MATTIKIFDPPMCCPTGVCGPSVDPALTKLSADLDWLKNKGVSVERYNLAQQPAAFAQNEQIRTILQEKGNECLPVTIVDEQIVKTGAYLSKQELGEICGIEIRSADRSQDSDATNSCCSDSGCC; encoded by the coding sequence ATGGCTACAACTATTAAGATTTTTGATCCCCCTATGTGTTGCCCAACTGGTGTATGCGGTCCAAGCGTTGATCCTGCTTTAACTAAATTAAGTGCGGATCTGGATTGGTTAAAAAACAAGGGTGTCTCTGTTGAGCGGTATAATTTGGCACAGCAGCCTGCTGCTTTTGCCCAGAACGAACAAATTCGCACAATTCTTCAGGAAAAGGGCAATGAGTGTCTTCCGGTCACTATTGTGGACGAACAAATTGTTAAGACCGGAGCTTATCTATCAAAACAAGAGCTTGGGGAGATATGTGGGATAGAAATCCGGAGCGCAGATAGATCGCAAGACAGTGATGCTACAAACTCCTGCTGTAGTGACTCGGGCTGCTGCTAA
- a CDS encoding thioredoxin family protein, with translation MKAFSLFVIVLFMSCLNSPQAQSSQKADSDSANVTEEVRETEVDSDTTQSSATGYVELDSTNFHEIVTEGEGISMVDFYSPRCPACNAMTSIIDSIAREFGDDVLIGKLNTDNDNTIWRQHLIQTLPTFVFFKDGEEYHRIEGRDTKEKLIEGIEMGLNNSEK, from the coding sequence ATGAAAGCGTTTTCTTTATTTGTGATTGTCTTGTTTATGAGTTGCTTAAACAGTCCCCAGGCTCAGTCTTCTCAAAAAGCGGACTCTGACTCTGCAAATGTTACTGAAGAGGTGAGAGAAACAGAAGTAGACAGTGATACAACCCAAAGCAGTGCCACGGGGTATGTAGAGCTTGATTCCACCAATTTTCATGAAATAGTTACAGAGGGAGAGGGTATTTCGATGGTGGATTTTTACTCCCCACGCTGCCCTGCCTGCAACGCTATGACTTCGATTATCGATAGTATCGCCCGGGAGTTCGGTGATGATGTATTGATCGGAAAACTTAATACCGACAATGATAACACCATCTGGCGCCAACACTTGATCCAAACGCTTCCCACGTTCGTGTTTTTCAAAGATGGTGAGGAGTACCACCGTATTGAGGGCAGAGACACAAAGGAAAAACTTATCGAGGGCATCGAAATGGGCCTTAATAATTCAGAAAAATGA
- a CDS encoding aromatic aminobenezylarsenical efflux permease ArsG family transporter: protein MDGYFFDIALALWLGILTSISPCPLATNIAAISFVGRRSEHTRAVLWAGLLYTAGRTLAYIVVGALVTTSLLTIPTLSMFLQRYMNMILGPILLFVALMLFGIIKINKSGGGISSSLQNRIEKSGLWGASLLGILFALTFCPISAALFFGSLIPLSLTHGSKLMMPTLYGIGTALPVIIFAIVMSVSLKSVGKVFNSLTSIEIWVRRVTAVIFVGVGIYLTLRHTFTLF from the coding sequence ATGGATGGTTATTTTTTTGATATAGCACTGGCGCTGTGGCTTGGGATATTAACTTCAATTTCTCCCTGCCCCTTAGCGACCAATATTGCTGCGATCTCTTTTGTGGGCAGACGCTCTGAGCATACCCGGGCGGTGTTGTGGGCCGGTTTGCTTTATACCGCCGGACGAACACTGGCGTACATAGTTGTAGGGGCTCTTGTTACCACAAGCCTGCTCACAATCCCTACTCTTTCGATGTTTCTTCAGCGCTATATGAACATGATCTTAGGTCCGATTCTGCTTTTTGTGGCACTGATGCTCTTTGGTATCATAAAAATCAATAAATCCGGTGGTGGGATCTCCAGTTCACTTCAAAACCGCATTGAAAAGAGTGGTCTTTGGGGTGCATCACTTCTGGGTATCCTCTTTGCCCTTACATTCTGTCCTATTTCTGCGGCACTGTTTTTTGGAAGCCTCATACCTCTGTCACTCACCCACGGCTCAAAACTCATGATGCCCACCCTTTATGGAATAGGGACTGCTCTTCCGGTGATTATATTTGCCATAGTGATGAGTGTGAGCTTAAAATCGGTAGGAAAGGTGTTTAATAGCCTCACCTCAATTGAAATTTGGGTTAGACGTGTAACAGCAGTTATTTTTGTTGGGGTGGGTATATACCTTACTCTCAGACATACATTCACATTATTTTGA
- a CDS encoding nitrophenyl compound nitroreductase subunit ArsF family protein encodes MKKAGSLLLLNLLVVVALLVISSCQNQPRQTEVDIQQSAESAEAESAEAESAEAESAEAESAETGSTETGSTETGSTETGSAETGSGNNSQVVVYYFHTTRRCGPCTHIENWTKEVVREDFADQVADGSVTFKAVNVQQTENRHLVEHYGLFSQSVVVSAMDGEQEKEWKNLDQIWQLLRAPEQFKNYIRSGINEYLKG; translated from the coding sequence ATGAAAAAAGCAGGTAGCCTTTTACTTTTGAATCTGCTGGTGGTTGTTGCTCTTTTGGTTATTAGTTCCTGCCAAAACCAACCCCGGCAAACAGAGGTCGACATTCAACAATCAGCTGAGAGTGCTGAAGCTGAGAGTGCTGAAGCTGAGAGTGCTGAAGCTGAGAGTGCTGAAGCTGAGAGTGCTGAAACCGGGAGTACTGAAACCGGGAGTACTGAAACCGGGAGTACTGAAACCGGGAGTGCTGAAACCGGGAGTGGAAATAATTCACAAGTTGTTGTCTACTACTTTCATACCACCAGACGCTGCGGGCCATGTACCCATATCGAAAACTGGACCAAAGAGGTAGTCAGGGAAGATTTTGCTGACCAGGTTGCCGATGGAAGTGTTACATTTAAAGCAGTAAATGTGCAGCAAACAGAGAACCGGCACCTTGTGGAGCACTACGGGCTTTTCTCCCAATCGGTGGTAGTATCTGCAATGGATGGTGAGCAGGAGAAGGAGTGGAAAAACCTAGATCAGATATGGCAGCTTCTGCGCGCCCCGGAGCAGTTTAAAAACTATATAAGAAGTGGAATCAATGAATATCTGAAAGGGTGA
- a CDS encoding thioredoxin family protein, whose translation MKKIQILGTGCPKCNKLAEVADKAAKESGIEYELIKVSDITEIMSFGVMMTPALAIDGTVVSTGKVPTIDEIKKLIA comes from the coding sequence ATGAAAAAAATACAGATACTTGGAACCGGATGTCCTAAATGCAATAAACTTGCAGAAGTCGCAGACAAAGCAGCCAAAGAGAGTGGAATTGAATATGAGCTGATCAAAGTCTCTGACATAACCGAAATAATGTCTTTTGGGGTGATGATGACTCCGGCTCTTGCAATTGATGGTACAGTGGTAAGTACAGGGAAAGTCCCTACTATCGATGAGATAAAAAAACTGATTGCTTAA
- a CDS encoding permease, whose protein sequence is MDWKKEFKPLLLIVTVFLAVFYMPVGTPRFDNAVYEALALVRYYAREHVILCLIPAFFIAGAIGVFISQASVMKYLGAGANKFLSYGVASVSGTVLAVCSCTILPLFAGIYKMGAGIGAATAFLYAGPAINVLAIVLTARVLGPQMGIARAVGAVVFSIVIGLCMHCIYRKEEAVKAANQVAMPQEENTRPLWKTAAYFFVMIAVLVFANWGQPMQETGIWNVIYQNKWIVTTVFALIFGIILITWFKLEWWKLAAAAVPAAIIAALAPRFIVSEFQPVAAFAAASVGFSAVISTEKGEIGEWFSSTWIFAKQIMPLLLFGVLVAGFLLGRVGNEGIIPSEWVSAAVGGNSFRAVFFASIAGAFMYFATLTEVPILQGLIGNGMGQGPALALLLAGPALSLPSMLVLYGVMGLKKLITFIILVVIMATTSGMIYGNFFG, encoded by the coding sequence ATGGACTGGAAAAAGGAATTTAAACCGCTTTTACTGATTGTAACAGTGTTTCTCGCTGTTTTTTATATGCCCGTTGGTACCCCCCGGTTTGATAATGCGGTGTATGAAGCTCTTGCTCTGGTTAGATATTATGCCCGGGAACATGTGATTCTATGCCTTATACCAGCCTTTTTCATTGCCGGAGCTATCGGGGTGTTTATCAGCCAGGCATCGGTGATGAAATATCTTGGAGCCGGCGCCAATAAGTTTCTCTCCTATGGGGTGGCATCGGTTTCGGGTACTGTACTGGCGGTGTGCTCCTGTACGATTTTGCCTCTGTTTGCCGGAATCTACAAGATGGGCGCAGGAATTGGTGCTGCAACAGCCTTTCTCTATGCGGGGCCGGCAATAAATGTGCTGGCTATCGTGCTTACAGCACGAGTTCTTGGCCCTCAAATGGGAATTGCCCGGGCAGTTGGTGCCGTCGTTTTCAGCATAGTTATCGGACTCTGTATGCACTGTATCTATCGCAAAGAGGAGGCGGTAAAAGCGGCAAATCAGGTTGCAATGCCTCAGGAAGAGAATACGCGACCTCTGTGGAAAACCGCAGCCTACTTTTTTGTAATGATAGCGGTGCTTGTGTTTGCAAACTGGGGCCAGCCGATGCAGGAAACCGGCATATGGAATGTTATATATCAAAACAAATGGATCGTTACTACTGTGTTTGCACTGATCTTTGGAATCATACTTATCACCTGGTTTAAGCTGGAGTGGTGGAAACTTGCCGCTGCGGCAGTTCCCGCTGCTATCATTGCAGCCCTTGCACCCCGCTTTATCGTCTCAGAGTTCCAACCGGTCGCGGCCTTTGCTGCTGCATCAGTGGGGTTTTCTGCCGTAATCAGTACAGAGAAAGGTGAAATCGGTGAATGGTTCTCTTCAACATGGATATTCGCCAAACAGATAATGCCTTTGCTACTTTTTGGGGTACTTGTGGCAGGTTTTCTTCTTGGAAGAGTGGGTAATGAGGGAATTATTCCATCTGAATGGGTATCCGCGGCGGTTGGCGGCAACTCTTTTCGGGCAGTGTTCTTTGCCTCAATTGCAGGTGCATTCATGTATTTCGCAACGCTCACCGAAGTCCCTATTCTTCAGGGGCTCATTGGAAACGGTATGGGACAGGGGCCGGCACTGGCACTTTTACTGGCCGGCCCCGCGCTTTCACTTCCAAGTATGCTTGTGCTTTATGGAGTGATGGGACTCAAAAAACTGATTACCTTCATTATCTTAGTGGTAATAATGGCTACAACTTCGGGAATGATTTACGGAAACTTTTTTGGTTAA
- a CDS encoding metalloregulator ArsR/SmtB family transcription factor: MNTNVVSSYTAKAAVLKAMAHPTRLFIIEQLSENEHCVCQLTAMIGADTSTVSKHLSVLKNAGIVKDQKRGLMVFYSLKVPCVLKFMGCIESVLQENLKEQLCSVAPNH; this comes from the coding sequence ATGAATACAAATGTAGTCTCAAGCTACACAGCTAAGGCAGCAGTACTAAAAGCCATGGCCCACCCTACGCGCCTTTTTATTATAGAACAGCTTTCGGAAAACGAGCACTGTGTCTGCCAACTGACCGCAATGATTGGCGCCGATACTTCCACCGTTTCAAAACACCTCTCGGTTCTTAAGAATGCAGGTATAGTGAAAGATCAAAAAAGGGGTCTTATGGTGTTTTATTCCCTTAAAGTGCCCTGTGTTCTTAAATTCATGGGATGTATCGAATCGGTACTGCAGGAAAATCTAAAAGAGCAGCTTTGCTCAGTCGCACCCAATCACTGA
- a CDS encoding cation:proton antiporter, translated as MSLPFEDPVLIFASVMALILIAPLFARKLKLPEIVGLIVAGIVVGPYGFGILARDDTIQLLGTVGLLFIMFLAGLEIDLNQVRRKKSYTVIFGFLTFLIPLGLGTAMGVWIFGMNIWASVLLASMFSSHTLLTFPVVGKLGLAKASAVTTAIGGTIITDTLALLLLAVIASATQGEIDSAFWIRLFLLMTVYVVAALFLIPLIGRWFFRKVDSDENSEFVFVIALTFASAYLAHVAGLEPIIGAFLAGLTLNSLIPERSLLMTRIHFSGDAIFIPFFLLSVGMLVDVSLLFTATEAWVVLAGMVIVALAAKYLAALLSGKLLKYSKDHSNLIFGLSVNQAAATLAAVLVGYDIGLFDETIITGTIIMIAVTCFVGSIVTERSGRKVALQKEQAHFDTNFTAHRILIPIKERVGAKELLDISFLLREKSSSEPLYPIKVIEEEGGESEEMVAAAEKTLAHSVVRTLAAGVPVIPITTVDVNVSAGLLRSIRGNRITMVVLGWDGTVSAKTRVFGRYIDTVIERTSQMVMINRNVAPINTTGRIVVVLPPLAHRDIGFNELIATIKTLANQAGTSLLFLSTKETYENTVDFIKKTRPSVQVAFDTYSTWKMVSFKVDEVIEDDDWLILMSVRKGEIAWQPTLDRMPAVMAHKFQKVNFSVIFTPTERRKSVQIAENTSFLTSVFTPRRMLFNVETEDVQGLIYKLLGTHFSEHSPIHNRLATLIYKISQEEPVELVEDVVLLHTYVPYLSETLTFLGISKNSLNVPLASGKPHVVIILLDPVGQDPASHLRALADIANLIRLPGIVDVLKSALDFEELVERITVLSSEQPPK; from the coding sequence ATGTCATTACCTTTCGAAGATCCGGTTTTAATATTTGCCAGTGTTATGGCTCTTATTCTGATAGCGCCACTTTTTGCCCGTAAGTTGAAATTGCCCGAAATAGTAGGGTTGATAGTGGCTGGAATAGTTGTAGGGCCCTATGGGTTTGGAATTCTTGCCCGTGATGACACAATTCAGCTGCTAGGGACTGTTGGACTTTTATTCATAATGTTTCTTGCCGGCCTGGAGATTGATCTTAACCAGGTTCGTCGAAAGAAAAGCTACACCGTCATTTTTGGGTTTCTTACCTTTTTAATCCCTCTTGGGCTGGGCACAGCGATGGGGGTGTGGATTTTTGGAATGAATATATGGGCTTCGGTGCTGCTCGCGAGCATGTTTTCATCTCATACGCTTCTTACCTTTCCGGTGGTGGGTAAGCTTGGATTAGCGAAGGCTTCTGCGGTAACCACCGCAATAGGGGGAACGATTATCACCGATACACTGGCACTTCTTCTTTTGGCAGTAATTGCCAGCGCCACTCAGGGTGAGATCGATTCTGCTTTTTGGATTCGTCTCTTTTTACTTATGACAGTATATGTGGTAGCGGCTCTCTTTTTAATTCCCTTAATAGGGAGGTGGTTTTTTCGTAAAGTTGATTCAGATGAGAATTCAGAATTTGTATTCGTGATTGCGCTTACATTTGCCAGTGCCTATTTAGCTCATGTGGCAGGTTTGGAGCCGATTATTGGTGCTTTTCTGGCTGGGTTGACTCTTAATTCCCTTATTCCGGAGAGAAGCTTACTTATGACACGCATTCACTTTTCAGGGGATGCCATATTTATTCCCTTTTTTCTCCTTAGTGTGGGAATGCTTGTTGATGTAAGTTTACTGTTTACTGCAACAGAGGCATGGGTTGTCCTGGCAGGGATGGTCATTGTAGCACTGGCTGCTAAATATCTGGCGGCGCTACTATCGGGTAAGTTACTTAAGTATAGTAAAGATCACAGTAACCTTATATTTGGTTTAAGTGTAAATCAGGCTGCTGCTACTTTGGCTGCGGTGTTGGTTGGATATGACATAGGACTCTTTGATGAGACCATCATTACCGGTACTATAATTATGATCGCGGTAACCTGTTTTGTTGGTTCAATTGTTACCGAACGTTCTGGAAGGAAGGTGGCACTGCAAAAGGAGCAGGCTCACTTTGATACCAATTTTACTGCTCATCGTATACTTATTCCTATAAAGGAGCGTGTTGGTGCAAAGGAGCTTTTGGATATCTCATTTTTGCTAAGAGAGAAAAGTTCAAGTGAGCCGCTTTATCCCATAAAGGTGATTGAAGAGGAGGGAGGAGAGTCTGAAGAAATGGTGGCCGCTGCTGAGAAGACGCTTGCTCACAGTGTGGTGAGAACGTTGGCCGCAGGGGTTCCGGTTATTCCTATAACGACTGTTGATGTAAATGTTTCCGCCGGTTTGCTCAGAAGTATACGAGGTAATCGTATCACTATGGTTGTGCTGGGCTGGGATGGAACAGTAAGTGCAAAAACAAGGGTTTTTGGACGCTACATAGATACGGTTATTGAGCGTACCAGCCAGATGGTGATGATAAACAGAAATGTTGCACCGATAAATACCACCGGTCGTATTGTAGTTGTTTTGCCACCGCTTGCTCATCGTGATATAGGGTTTAATGAGCTTATTGCAACAATTAAGACACTGGCAAACCAGGCGGGGACGTCACTACTCTTTTTATCTACAAAGGAAACCTATGAAAACACCGTTGATTTCATAAAGAAAACACGGCCATCGGTGCAGGTTGCCTTTGACACTTACAGTACGTGGAAAATGGTTTCTTTTAAAGTAGATGAAGTCATAGAAGACGATGACTGGCTTATTCTTATGAGTGTAAGAAAGGGTGAAATCGCGTGGCAGCCTACTTTAGACAGAATGCCGGCTGTGATGGCTCATAAATTTCAAAAAGTTAATTTCTCGGTTATTTTTACACCCACAGAACGACGCAAAAGTGTTCAGATAGCAGAAAACACCTCCTTTTTGACCTCCGTGTTTACACCAAGACGCATGCTCTTCAATGTAGAAACCGAAGATGTACAAGGCTTAATTTATAAATTACTTGGTACTCACTTTTCTGAACACTCACCGATTCATAACAGACTTGCAACACTTATTTACAAGATAAGTCAGGAAGAGCCGGTGGAGCTGGTGGAGGATGTGGTACTGCTTCACACCTATGTTCCTTATCTGAGCGAAACACTGACCTTTCTGGGCATATCGAAAAATTCGTTAAATGTCCCTCTTGCCTCCGGAAAGCCCCACGTTGTTATTATTTTGCTTGACCCTGTAGGGCAGGATCCTGCAAGTCACCTTCGCGCTCTTGCGGATATCGCGAATCTTATCCGTTTGCCGGGGATCGTTGATGTGCTAAAGAGTGCCCTCGATTTTGAAGAGCTGGTGGAAAGGATAACAGTACTTTCTTCTGAGCAGCCACCAAAGTGA